A stretch of Gemmatimonas aurantiaca T-27 DNA encodes these proteins:
- a CDS encoding glycoside hydrolase family 9 protein codes for MDTLRRFLYVLAAMVAALAGDVVRAQSTAPPRALLPIEFPNSAEYGWMAKPVHASRVLDDLTQPANWKFSGAGTISFPETPRLGDMRALRVEMQLHRPPNLPERMRLPAVNLRRAVANEDWSGYNRIVIWIKPDFAGVPVLPLQLVMHNAGAVKVPDRYGREGTHFVTLAQQGWQQIIWEIEPLARDRVTLFEIGYFVNRMIANPDDHVAFEVGRIELQKVDTDVHTGWSVGAGKFAFSHSGYQVESRKSAIANGLAGTHFDVVRVGDIAFGETMLRKPIQQITTATGTHQQLDFSELTAAGRYVLRAGAHISKPFVVSDTAWLPSIYKSLNFYYGNRCGFDVPGVHGIDHLDWFATLGDKRLTMSGGWHDAGDLSQGVINTGEGSYAMFALAERLAAQGQHPVLVDRLIEEASWGLDWVLRVRFGGGYRVGFGAHNFWSNNIAGDGDDRFVEAKNNPNANYIAAAAGAIAARVLRTRDPARATEALRIARDDWAHAIVGIEGPSTWHTPAFAASRMELAGIGITASIELWHATHEAQYRDKAVELARIVMASQQVARVGSTMPLSGFFYTGPDRDTIFHQFHRAADQAPVVALTQLIDALPHHVDWMSWYATVVRYAEYQKQSSRVTAPYEVLPAYVYRLADSVQVPDSGGRYLESRKEYAEQVRAGTAMGDGWYLRTFPVWFQRRGNYGVLLSQAKGLSAASRMRGDREGLELATRQAEWVVGRNPFSQSTMYGEGYDWAQQYSVSSGDMVGTLPVGMQSRGTSDLPYYPSQNMYVYKEVWVHSNNRWLWLMEDLLPRYTLAAAANTFAFTSNTAPNGDVTLRLTLSGSGVRRISLRVDNLKLRVPNQATQSITLRTNEPITLTWTARRERPDAPWVAVVAEEGGVRRADQYGH; via the coding sequence ATGGATACGCTGCGGAGATTCCTGTATGTGCTGGCCGCGATGGTCGCGGCCCTGGCGGGTGATGTCGTACGCGCGCAGTCGACGGCTCCGCCGCGCGCGCTGCTGCCCATCGAGTTCCCCAACTCCGCCGAATACGGCTGGATGGCCAAGCCGGTGCACGCGAGTCGTGTGCTGGATGACCTCACGCAGCCAGCCAACTGGAAGTTCTCGGGCGCCGGCACCATTTCGTTCCCTGAAACGCCACGCCTTGGCGACATGCGGGCGCTGCGGGTGGAGATGCAGTTGCACCGGCCGCCCAATCTGCCCGAGCGTATGCGTCTGCCCGCCGTGAACCTGCGGCGCGCGGTGGCCAATGAAGATTGGAGCGGATACAACCGCATCGTCATTTGGATCAAGCCGGACTTTGCCGGTGTGCCGGTGTTGCCGTTGCAGTTGGTCATGCACAATGCGGGCGCGGTGAAGGTGCCCGATCGGTATGGTCGCGAAGGCACACACTTTGTCACGTTGGCGCAGCAGGGGTGGCAGCAGATCATTTGGGAGATCGAGCCCCTCGCGCGCGATCGGGTCACCCTGTTCGAGATCGGCTATTTCGTGAATCGCATGATCGCGAACCCCGACGATCACGTGGCTTTTGAAGTGGGCCGCATCGAATTGCAGAAGGTGGACACCGATGTGCACACCGGCTGGAGCGTGGGAGCGGGCAAGTTTGCGTTCAGCCACAGTGGCTATCAGGTGGAGAGCCGCAAATCGGCCATCGCGAACGGTCTGGCTGGCACGCACTTCGATGTGGTGCGTGTGGGCGACATTGCGTTTGGCGAGACGATGCTGCGCAAGCCGATACAGCAGATCACCACAGCCACCGGCACCCATCAGCAGCTCGACTTCTCCGAACTCACCGCGGCAGGGCGCTATGTGCTGCGCGCCGGCGCCCACATCAGCAAGCCGTTCGTGGTGAGCGATACCGCGTGGCTGCCGTCCATCTACAAGTCGCTCAACTTCTACTATGGCAACCGCTGTGGTTTCGACGTGCCCGGTGTGCACGGTATCGATCATCTCGACTGGTTTGCCACACTGGGTGACAAGCGTCTCACCATGAGTGGGGGCTGGCATGACGCGGGCGATCTGTCGCAGGGGGTGATCAACACCGGCGAGGGATCGTATGCGATGTTCGCACTGGCCGAGCGTTTGGCGGCGCAGGGGCAACATCCGGTGCTGGTGGATCGCCTGATCGAAGAAGCGTCGTGGGGGCTCGACTGGGTGCTGCGCGTGCGCTTCGGCGGTGGATATCGTGTCGGCTTTGGCGCGCACAACTTCTGGTCGAACAACATCGCCGGTGACGGTGATGATCGTTTTGTCGAAGCGAAGAACAATCCCAATGCCAACTACATCGCGGCCGCTGCTGGTGCGATCGCGGCGCGGGTACTGCGCACGCGTGATCCGGCGCGCGCCACCGAGGCTCTACGCATTGCACGGGATGATTGGGCACATGCCATCGTCGGCATTGAAGGTCCGTCTACCTGGCACACGCCGGCGTTTGCGGCGTCGCGCATGGAACTGGCCGGCATTGGTATCACAGCGTCGATCGAGCTGTGGCATGCCACCCATGAAGCCCAGTATCGCGACAAGGCCGTGGAGCTCGCGCGCATCGTGATGGCGTCGCAGCAGGTGGCCCGTGTGGGCAGCACGATGCCGCTGTCCGGGTTCTTTTACACCGGCCCCGATCGTGACACGATCTTTCATCAGTTCCACCGTGCCGCCGATCAGGCGCCGGTGGTGGCGCTCACCCAACTCATCGACGCACTGCCCCATCACGTCGACTGGATGTCGTGGTATGCGACCGTGGTGCGTTACGCCGAGTACCAGAAGCAGTCGTCGCGCGTGACAGCGCCATACGAAGTGCTGCCCGCGTACGTGTATCGTTTGGCCGACAGCGTGCAGGTGCCCGATTCGGGCGGTCGCTATCTCGAGTCGCGCAAGGAATACGCCGAACAGGTACGGGCGGGCACTGCCATGGGCGATGGCTGGTATCTGCGCACCTTCCCGGTGTGGTTCCAGCGTCGTGGCAACTACGGCGTGTTGCTTTCGCAGGCGAAAGGTTTGTCGGCCGCGTCACGCATGCGCGGTGATCGCGAGGGGCTCGAACTCGCCACGCGCCAGGCCGAGTGGGTGGTGGGGCGCAATCCGTTCAGCCAGAGCACCATGTACGGCGAAGGGTATGACTGGGCGCAACAGTACAGCGTGTCATCGGGCGACATGGTGGGCACGTTGCCCGTGGGCATGCAGAGCCGCGGCACCAGCGACCTGCCGTACTACCCGTCGCAGAACATGTACGTGTACAAGGAAGTGTGGGTGCACTCCAACAACCGCTGGCTGTGGTTGATGGAAGACCTGTTGCCGCGCTACACGCTGGCGGCGGCGGCCAATACGTTTGCGTTCACGAGCAACACGGCGCCCAATGGTGATGTCACGCTGCGACTGACGCTGAGTGGCTCTGGGGTGCGTCGCATTTCCTTGCGCGTCGACAATCTCAAGTTGCGCGTCCCCAATCAGGCCACGCAGTCCATCACGTTGCGGACGAACGAGCCAATCACGCTCACCTGGACGGCGCGTCGTGAACGACCGGACGCACCATGGGTGGCTGTTGTGGCTGAGGAGGGGGGAGTTCGGCGGGCGGATCAGTACGGGCACTGA
- a CDS encoding TldD/PmbA family protein translates to MTSRRDFLRQGGTALGASMGASLLAGSALAGIPRLLAAAPAPDPAALEAFTDIANVRELMNAALNAAKMAGATYADVRCSRQRQNFVFTREQQIQQVVDTDTVGIGVRALVDGTWGFAATRLLTTDGAAAAAREAVAIAKASRVARANPIEWLPAPVVANGVWKGAYTQDPFDIPVEQKAELLLKANANALKAKNVKYIFSGFFFVKDERNYANTDGTVTKQDVVRTWPTMQITAVSADFTDFQNRSNMVAPMARGWEYVLQNDLVGNAQKWGEEAAAKLTGKPVEVGRYDLVLDPMNLWLTIHESIGHPTELDRAMGYEANFAGTSFIAPPDKMLGTLKYGPSIMNVQGDRSQEGGLSTIGWDDDGVKPDEFLIVKNGMFNDYQTTREQAPWLRWWYEKNKRPVRSHGCAYAQGWDNVQFQRMPNVSLMPGEKDLMMDDLIAATDRGILIQGDGSFSIDQQRYNAQFGGQLYHEIKGGKVVGVLKDVAYQIRTPDFWNSMDMIGGKRSYQLGGSFFDGKGQPSQVNAVSHGSPPARFRNVNVINTGRKG, encoded by the coding sequence ATGACTTCCCGACGCGATTTCCTCCGGCAGGGCGGCACCGCCCTCGGCGCGTCCATGGGTGCCTCGCTGTTGGCCGGCAGTGCGCTGGCTGGCATCCCGCGACTGCTCGCGGCCGCACCCGCGCCTGATCCCGCCGCGCTCGAGGCGTTCACCGACATCGCCAACGTCCGTGAACTCATGAACGCCGCGCTCAATGCCGCCAAGATGGCCGGCGCCACCTACGCCGATGTGCGTTGCAGCCGGCAGCGGCAAAACTTCGTCTTCACGCGCGAACAACAGATCCAGCAGGTGGTCGACACCGACACCGTGGGCATCGGTGTTCGCGCGCTGGTCGATGGCACCTGGGGCTTTGCCGCCACACGCCTGCTCACCACCGACGGTGCGGCTGCGGCCGCGCGCGAAGCCGTGGCCATCGCCAAGGCGTCACGTGTGGCGCGCGCGAATCCCATCGAGTGGTTGCCCGCGCCCGTGGTGGCCAACGGGGTGTGGAAGGGCGCCTACACGCAGGACCCGTTCGACATTCCGGTGGAGCAGAAAGCCGAACTGCTGCTCAAGGCCAATGCCAACGCGCTCAAGGCGAAGAACGTGAAGTACATCTTCTCGGGCTTCTTCTTCGTGAAGGACGAGCGCAACTACGCCAACACCGACGGCACGGTCACCAAGCAGGATGTGGTGCGCACCTGGCCCACCATGCAGATCACGGCCGTGAGTGCCGACTTCACCGACTTCCAGAACCGCAGCAACATGGTGGCTCCCATGGCGCGTGGCTGGGAATACGTGTTGCAGAATGATCTCGTGGGCAACGCGCAGAAGTGGGGCGAAGAAGCGGCCGCCAAACTCACCGGCAAGCCCGTGGAAGTGGGTCGCTACGACCTCGTGCTCGATCCGATGAATCTCTGGCTCACCATTCACGAGAGCATCGGGCATCCCACCGAACTCGATCGTGCGATGGGCTACGAAGCCAACTTTGCGGGCACCAGCTTCATTGCGCCGCCCGACAAGATGCTGGGCACGCTCAAGTACGGTCCGTCGATCATGAATGTGCAGGGTGATCGTTCGCAGGAAGGGGGCCTCTCCACCATCGGGTGGGACGACGATGGTGTGAAGCCCGACGAATTCCTGATCGTGAAGAACGGCATGTTCAACGACTACCAGACCACGCGCGAACAGGCCCCGTGGCTGCGGTGGTGGTACGAGAAGAACAAGCGCCCCGTGCGCTCACATGGCTGCGCCTATGCGCAGGGGTGGGACAACGTCCAGTTCCAGCGCATGCCCAATGTGTCGCTCATGCCGGGCGAGAAAGATCTCATGATGGACGATCTCATCGCCGCCACCGATCGTGGCATTCTCATTCAGGGCGATGGCTCGTTCTCCATCGATCAGCAGCGGTACAACGCGCAGTTCGGTGGCCAGCTCTATCACGAGATCAAGGGCGGCAAAGTGGTCGGTGTGCTGAAGGATGTGGCCTACCAGATCCGCACACCGGACTTCTGGAACAGCATGGACATGATCGGCGGCAAGCGCAGCTATCAGTTGGGTGGTTCGTTCTTCGACGGCAAGGGACAGCCTTCGCAGGTGAACGCCGTGAGTCACGGTTCACCGCCGGCTCGGTTCCGCAACGTCAACGTCATCAACACGGGGAGGAAAGGCTGA
- a CDS encoding TldD/PmbA family protein, with translation MPVRADNGAILTREQAQAIVEKAVKLSKADAVDVQVNTYTRGNIRFADNQVSTAGSTTDAQLGIQSAFGPKHAVVTTNDLSDAAIERAVRESERLAKLAPDDPESMPQLGTQQYTPVNAWFDSTANLSADDRAKAALTALELARKAGDLKAAGYLVTTAGALAIGNSTGMFAYHRGTNANYTLTVRTADGTGSGWAAADHADWAQLDAVRVANTAVEKARLSRNPVAIEPGRYTVILEPQAVGDLVQLIGNYADARSADEGRSPFVKQGGGNKVGEKIADERVTIFSDPADSQLLGRPWDFEGMPLGRQTWIEKGVLKQLTYSRFWAKKQGKPATGGFSTFKMAGGTKSVDDLIKETTRGVLVTRLWYLREVDPRTILYTGLTRDGTFLVENGKITKALRNFRFNESPLFMLNNLEELGRAERLAGTEQGGDVVMPSIRARDFNFTSLSEAV, from the coding sequence ATGCCGGTTCGTGCAGACAACGGCGCCATCCTCACGCGTGAGCAGGCGCAAGCCATCGTCGAGAAGGCGGTGAAGCTGTCCAAAGCCGATGCCGTCGACGTGCAGGTGAATACGTACACGCGCGGCAACATCCGCTTTGCCGACAACCAGGTGAGCACCGCAGGCTCCACCACCGATGCGCAGTTGGGTATTCAGAGCGCGTTCGGACCCAAGCACGCCGTGGTCACCACCAACGATCTCTCCGACGCGGCCATCGAACGGGCGGTGCGCGAGAGCGAGCGTCTCGCGAAGCTTGCCCCCGATGATCCGGAATCGATGCCGCAGCTTGGCACGCAGCAGTACACACCGGTCAACGCGTGGTTCGACAGCACGGCCAATCTCAGCGCGGATGATCGCGCCAAAGCCGCACTCACGGCGCTCGAACTCGCGCGCAAGGCGGGGGATCTCAAGGCGGCCGGATATCTCGTGACCACCGCCGGTGCGCTCGCCATCGGCAACAGCACGGGCATGTTCGCCTATCATCGCGGCACCAACGCGAACTACACGCTCACGGTGCGCACGGCCGATGGCACCGGCTCCGGCTGGGCCGCCGCTGATCACGCCGACTGGGCACAGCTCGACGCCGTGCGGGTGGCCAACACCGCCGTCGAAAAGGCACGCCTCTCCCGCAATCCCGTGGCCATCGAGCCGGGTCGCTACACGGTCATTCTCGAACCACAGGCGGTGGGTGATCTGGTGCAGCTCATCGGCAACTACGCCGACGCGCGCAGTGCCGACGAAGGCCGCAGCCCCTTCGTGAAGCAGGGTGGTGGCAACAAGGTGGGCGAGAAGATCGCCGACGAGCGGGTCACCATCTTCTCCGATCCGGCCGACTCTCAACTGCTCGGTCGTCCGTGGGACTTCGAAGGCATGCCACTCGGCCGGCAGACCTGGATCGAGAAAGGGGTGCTCAAACAACTCACCTATTCGCGCTTCTGGGCGAAGAAGCAGGGCAAACCCGCCACCGGTGGCTTCAGCACGTTCAAGATGGCCGGCGGCACCAAATCGGTGGACGATCTGATCAAGGAAACCACCCGCGGGGTGTTGGTCACACGCCTGTGGTATCTGCGTGAAGTGGACCCACGCACCATTCTCTACACGGGACTCACGCGCGACGGCACATTCCTCGTGGAAAACGGAAAGATCACCAAGGCCCTGCGCAATTTCCGCTTCAACGAGTCGCCGCTGTTCATGCTCAACAACCTCGAGGAGCTGGGACGCGCTGAACGCCTGGCGGGCACCGAACAGGGTGGGGATGTGGTGATGCCATCCATTCGCGCGCGTGACTTCAACTTCACGTCATTGAGCGAAGCGGTCTGA
- a CDS encoding PEP-CTERM sorting domain-containing protein, which yields MNRWMRSAAVGVAILTARVADAQPYNFLVDYTGGNTPVLAPGSDPMIGTNLQVGDSFFWRISAIGGQWSTTAAVSQYTFMAFYVSEYGTRTGDYTLNLFLNGSTVFTETQSNVVTEYIHVGTNTVNLPAGFSWDRMELHYTLNGSNVSSNTIGSRLPIFGAPEHHQYSPGVTYATNVVPEPATVVLLAIGLGVMGVAVRRRAS from the coding sequence ATGAATCGCTGGATGCGGTCCGCCGCCGTGGGCGTGGCCATCCTGACCGCGCGTGTCGCCGACGCGCAGCCGTACAACTTCCTCGTCGACTACACGGGCGGAAACACCCCCGTGCTGGCGCCGGGAAGTGATCCCATGATCGGCACCAATCTGCAGGTAGGCGACAGCTTCTTCTGGCGCATCTCGGCCATTGGTGGACAGTGGTCGACCACCGCAGCGGTCTCACAGTACACGTTCATGGCTTTCTACGTGAGCGAGTACGGTACACGAACTGGCGACTACACGTTGAACCTGTTTCTCAATGGCAGCACGGTCTTCACCGAAACACAGTCGAACGTGGTCACGGAGTACATTCATGTGGGCACAAACACGGTGAATCTGCCCGCTGGATTTTCCTGGGATCGCATGGAGCTGCACTACACGTTGAATGGCAGCAACGTGTCGAGCAATACGATCGGTTCTCGGCTGCCCATTTTTGGTGCACCAGAGCACCATCAGTATTCGCCTGGCGTAACGTACGCGACGAATGTGGTGCCCGAACCGGCCACTGTGGTGCTGCTGGCCATCGGACTCGGTGTGATGGGCGTGGCCGTGCGGCGACGCGCGAGCTGA
- a CDS encoding dipeptidase — protein MTTSRTAFRAFRPAFALTPLTLLSAATLGAQSGKPVTDEAVVQATAKAIQAKVLSIDTHVDISPTNFAESGPNYATKLPRTQVDLVKMEEGGLAGAFLVVYVGQAPTLDAASFAKANAQAIEKFEAIHRLTEKIAPTRAEIAYTAADARRIHATGKRVIFIGVENAFPIGSDIANVKKFYDLGGRYMSLAHNGHSQLSDSNTGERDGVWLHNGLSPLGRQVIAEMNRVGIMVDVSHPSKASMMQTVALSKAPIMGSHSGVRAICNHSRNMDDEQIDAMKKNNGVIQLVAFNSYVKCDPKRDVPREQARAAATEQLRKEFGITATGRQEQQAQIQALPNDKRNDYLAKQEDITARRYPSDPPATVKDFVDHIDYVVKRIGINHVGISSDFDGGGGVDGWRNASETMNVTAELVRRGYTQAEIDKIWGGNLLRVMEQVEKVAKNGGK, from the coding sequence ATGACGACATCCCGTACGGCATTCCGTGCGTTCCGGCCCGCGTTTGCGTTGACGCCGCTCACCCTGCTCTCAGCGGCCACGCTGGGCGCCCAGTCTGGCAAGCCGGTCACCGACGAAGCGGTGGTACAGGCCACGGCGAAGGCGATCCAGGCCAAGGTGCTGTCCATCGACACGCACGTGGACATTTCGCCCACCAACTTCGCCGAATCGGGTCCCAACTACGCGACCAAGCTGCCGCGTACGCAGGTGGACCTCGTGAAGATGGAAGAGGGCGGCCTGGCCGGCGCGTTCCTCGTGGTCTACGTGGGCCAGGCGCCGACGCTCGACGCGGCCAGCTTCGCGAAGGCGAATGCGCAGGCGATCGAGAAGTTCGAGGCCATCCATCGCCTCACCGAGAAGATTGCGCCGACACGCGCCGAGATCGCATATACGGCCGCTGACGCCCGTCGCATTCATGCGACCGGCAAGCGCGTGATCTTCATCGGTGTGGAGAACGCGTTCCCCATCGGCAGTGACATTGCCAACGTCAAGAAGTTCTACGACCTCGGTGGCCGCTACATGTCACTGGCGCACAATGGTCACAGCCAGCTCTCCGATTCCAACACCGGTGAGCGTGATGGTGTGTGGCTGCACAACGGCCTCTCGCCGTTGGGCCGGCAGGTCATCGCCGAGATGAACCGTGTGGGCATCATGGTCGATGTGTCGCACCCGTCGAAGGCGTCGATGATGCAGACGGTGGCGCTGAGCAAGGCGCCGATCATGGGGTCACACTCGGGCGTGCGCGCGATCTGCAACCACAGCCGCAACATGGATGACGAGCAGATCGACGCCATGAAGAAGAACAATGGCGTGATCCAGCTCGTGGCGTTCAACAGCTACGTGAAGTGCGACCCGAAGCGTGACGTGCCGCGTGAACAGGCGCGTGCAGCGGCCACCGAGCAGTTGCGCAAGGAATTCGGCATCACCGCCACGGGCCGTCAGGAACAGCAGGCGCAGATCCAGGCGCTGCCGAACGACAAGCGCAACGACTATCTGGCCAAGCAGGAAGACATCACCGCGCGCCGCTATCCGAGCGATCCGCCGGCCACGGTGAAGGACTTCGTCGATCACATCGACTACGTGGTGAAGCGCATCGGCATCAACCACGTGGGCATCAGCTCCGACTTCGATGGCGGTGGCGGCGTGGATGGCTGGCGCAACGCGAGCGAGACGATGAACGTGACCGCCGAGCTCGTCCGTCGTGGTTATACGCAGGCCGAGATCGACAAGATCTGGGGCGGCAATCTGCTGCGTGTGATGGAGCAGGTGGAAAAGGTGGCGAAGAACGGCGGCAAGTGA
- a CDS encoding ABC transporter permease, translating into MSTTEVMDIGGAFLESTVRTATPLALAALGECVSERAGVINIGLEGSIIAGALGGTVAAGVVGVGGGFVAGALAGMAIAALFAWFAVGMRADQIITGTAITLFALGLTGTLYRSVFGDAGVALSTPTAGELAVPGLSQIPLIGQAFFSQPAMTYIAMLIAVVLGWWMRHTHAGLALRATGEYPDAAVAAGIAPRRVQALAVLFAGAMAGLAGATLVLAQAGTFVEGMSAGRGFIAIAIVVLGRWQPLGVAAAALLFGAANSLQTLFQAMGWAGVPYQLFLALPYVLTLLVLAGASGRTAAPAALGKRD; encoded by the coding sequence ATGAGCACCACAGAGGTCATGGACATCGGCGGCGCGTTTCTGGAATCGACGGTGCGCACCGCCACCCCACTCGCCCTCGCGGCACTGGGTGAGTGTGTGAGCGAACGCGCCGGTGTGATCAACATCGGACTCGAGGGCTCGATCATTGCCGGCGCCCTCGGCGGCACCGTGGCAGCAGGTGTGGTGGGAGTCGGTGGTGGCTTTGTAGCGGGGGCCCTGGCCGGTATGGCGATCGCCGCACTGTTCGCGTGGTTTGCCGTGGGGATGCGCGCCGACCAGATCATCACTGGCACCGCGATCACGCTTTTTGCACTCGGCCTCACCGGCACGCTATACCGTTCGGTGTTTGGTGACGCCGGGGTGGCACTCTCCACGCCAACGGCTGGTGAACTCGCCGTGCCCGGTCTCTCGCAGATTCCGCTGATCGGTCAGGCGTTCTTTTCGCAGCCCGCGATGACCTATATCGCGATGCTCATCGCGGTGGTTCTGGGCTGGTGGATGCGCCACACCCACGCTGGACTCGCGTTGCGGGCCACCGGTGAATATCCCGACGCCGCCGTCGCGGCTGGTATCGCGCCTCGGCGTGTGCAGGCCCTGGCCGTGTTGTTCGCGGGCGCCATGGCCGGGCTCGCAGGCGCGACATTGGTGCTCGCCCAGGCCGGGACATTTGTGGAAGGGATGTCCGCCGGGCGCGGGTTCATCGCCATCGCCATCGTGGTGCTCGGGCGCTGGCAACCGCTGGGTGTGGCCGCCGCGGCCCTGTTGTTCGGGGCAGCCAACTCCCTGCAGACGCTGTTTCAGGCCATGGGCTGGGCCGGTGTACCGTACCAACTGTTTCTGGCCCTGCCCTATGTGCTGACCCTGCTGGTGCTGGCGGGCGCGAGTGGCCGCACCGCAGCACCGGCCGCACTCGGCAAGCGGGACTGA
- a CDS encoding ABC transporter permease yields MNAHPNGNLTGGSSDTPSPVAAPAMRDRTPPLRSAVLAAGQVAVLLVVALLLLAALLAATGHAVGPALTALVRGAFGSWYAITSATVVRMVPLGFAGLAVALAFRAGVLNVGAEGQLLMGAAAATALALPLQHTSPWLAIPGMIVGGALAGGVWASVAGVLRLRFGVLEVISTIMLNFVALNLTGWLVRGPLQEPQHINPQSSSLPVSLQLPVLLDGTRLHAGVPLLLVTAAVLAWWLFNTASGFRVRAVGANPRAAHSAGEIPVGRTLLLAFALSGLLAGMGGAVEYLGITYALYENFSPGYGYTAIAVALLARLHPVGVLGTALLFGALEAGANAMQRDAGVPSVVVSVVEAVLILLVVALDRWRARTASGRSGL; encoded by the coding sequence ATGAATGCACATCCGAATGGAAACCTGACCGGTGGAAGTAGCGACACACCGTCACCGGTCGCTGCGCCCGCGATGCGGGATCGCACGCCACCGTTGCGGTCGGCCGTCCTGGCGGCAGGACAGGTGGCCGTGTTGCTGGTCGTGGCGCTCCTGCTGCTGGCCGCCCTGCTCGCGGCTACCGGACATGCGGTAGGACCGGCACTGACGGCGTTGGTGCGCGGCGCGTTCGGATCGTGGTATGCGATCACATCAGCCACCGTGGTGCGCATGGTGCCGCTGGGATTTGCCGGCCTTGCCGTGGCGTTGGCGTTTCGCGCCGGCGTGTTGAACGTGGGCGCCGAGGGGCAACTGTTGATGGGCGCCGCCGCCGCCACGGCGTTGGCGCTGCCGCTGCAACACACGTCACCGTGGCTGGCGATCCCCGGGATGATTGTGGGTGGGGCGTTGGCCGGTGGTGTATGGGCTTCGGTCGCGGGTGTACTGCGCCTGCGTTTCGGTGTGCTGGAAGTGATCAGCACCATCATGCTCAACTTCGTGGCGCTCAATCTCACCGGATGGCTGGTGCGCGGCCCGCTGCAGGAACCGCAGCACATCAATCCGCAGTCGTCGTCGTTGCCGGTGTCGCTGCAACTGCCGGTGTTGCTGGACGGCACGCGTCTGCATGCCGGTGTGCCCCTGTTGCTCGTCACGGCGGCGGTGCTGGCGTGGTGGTTGTTCAACACCGCCAGTGGGTTTCGGGTGCGCGCCGTTGGTGCCAATCCCCGGGCAGCCCACAGCGCTGGAGAGATTCCGGTGGGACGCACCTTACTGCTCGCATTTGCGCTGAGCGGACTGCTGGCTGGCATGGGCGGCGCCGTGGAGTACCTGGGCATCACCTACGCGCTGTACGAGAACTTTTCGCCGGGCTACGGCTACACCGCCATCGCCGTGGCCTTGCTGGCGCGATTGCATCCAGTTGGGGTGTTGGGCACGGCCTTGTTGTTTGGCGCGCTCGAGGCCGGCGCCAATGCCATGCAGCGTGACGCCGGAGTGCCCAGTGTGGTGGTCTCGGTGGTCGAGGCCGTGCTGATCCTGCTGGTGGTGGCCCTCGATCGTTGGCGTGCGCGTACGGCAAGTGGCAGGAGCGGCCTATGA